One window of Xanthomonas sp. 10-10 genomic DNA carries:
- a CDS encoding isovaleryl-CoA dehydrogenase codes for MHVPSLNFELGEEIDLLRESVAAFAGHHIAPLAAAADHDNVFPSQLWRLFGEQGLLGLTVEEDYGGSGMGYLAHVVAMEEISRAGGAIGLSYGAHSNLCLNQLRKNASQEQKQRYLPKLCSGEHVGALAMSEAGSGSDVVSMKLRADARGDRFVLNGSKMWITNGPDADVLVVYAKTDPDAGARGITAFIVEKGMPGFSTAQKLDKLGMRGSNTCELVFTDCEVPAENVLGTLNGGVRVLMSGLDFERVVLAGGPLGLMAAAMDVVLPYVHERKQFGEPIGTFQLMQAKLADMYVGLNACRAYVYAVARACDAGRTTRQDAAGAILYAAEKATWLTGQAIQVLGGNGYINDYPTGRLWRDAKLYEIGAGTSEIRRMLIGRELFERTA; via the coding sequence ATGCATGTGCCGTCCTTGAACTTCGAGCTTGGTGAAGAGATCGATCTGCTGCGCGAAAGCGTCGCCGCGTTCGCCGGTCACCATATCGCCCCGCTCGCCGCTGCGGCCGATCACGATAATGTGTTCCCGTCGCAACTGTGGCGCCTGTTCGGCGAACAGGGCCTGCTCGGGCTGACCGTGGAAGAAGACTACGGCGGCAGCGGCATGGGCTACCTGGCGCATGTGGTGGCGATGGAAGAAATCTCGCGCGCCGGCGGCGCCATCGGGCTGTCCTACGGGGCGCATTCCAACCTGTGCCTCAACCAGCTGCGCAAGAACGCCAGTCAAGAACAGAAGCAACGCTACCTGCCCAAACTCTGCAGCGGCGAGCATGTCGGCGCATTGGCGATGAGCGAAGCCGGTTCCGGCTCGGACGTGGTGTCGATGAAGCTGCGCGCCGACGCGCGCGGAGACCGCTTCGTGCTCAACGGCAGCAAGATGTGGATCACCAATGGCCCCGATGCCGACGTGCTGGTGGTGTACGCCAAGACCGACCCGGATGCGGGCGCACGCGGCATCACCGCGTTCATCGTCGAAAAGGGCATGCCCGGGTTTTCGACCGCGCAGAAGCTCGACAAGCTGGGCATGCGCGGCTCCAACACCTGCGAGCTGGTGTTCACCGATTGCGAAGTGCCGGCCGAAAACGTGCTGGGCACGCTCAACGGCGGTGTGCGCGTGCTGATGTCCGGGCTGGATTTCGAACGCGTGGTGCTGGCCGGTGGGCCGCTTGGGCTGATGGCCGCCGCGATGGATGTGGTGCTGCCGTATGTGCATGAGCGCAAGCAGTTCGGCGAGCCGATCGGCACCTTCCAGTTGATGCAGGCCAAGCTGGCCGACATGTACGTGGGGCTCAATGCCTGCCGCGCGTATGTGTATGCGGTGGCGCGCGCCTGCGATGCGGGGCGCACCACGCGCCAGGATGCAGCCGGGGCGATCTTGTACGCGGCCGAAAAGGCGACCTGGCTCACCGGCCAGGCGATCCAGGTGCTGGGCGGCAACGGCTACATCAACGACTATCCCACCGGGCGCTTGTGGCGCGATGCGAAGCTGTACGAGATCGGTGCGGGCACCTCGGAGATCCGCCGTATGTTGATCGGCCGCGAGCTGTTCGAACGCACTGCCTGA
- a CDS encoding TetR/AcrR family transcriptional regulator gives MAYRRSALMEERLAGNRERILHAARALIAEGGYRNAPITAVAAAAGVSTGQIYRHFPSKAELFVEVLDAAVQREMTILRAITTTEASAAERLRSAIATFVRRALAGPALAYAFIAEPVESEVDAERIRGRRLFGEVFRQLLAEGVAAGEFPEQSLDAAAACIVGAFTEALVGPIAPSRGDPQQGEHLVEAICGFCLRAVGAPAPG, from the coding sequence ATGGCTTATCGACGCTCCGCCCTGATGGAAGAACGCCTGGCCGGCAACCGCGAACGCATCCTGCACGCGGCCCGTGCCCTGATCGCCGAAGGCGGCTATCGCAACGCCCCGATCACCGCGGTCGCGGCTGCCGCCGGCGTCTCGACCGGGCAGATTTATCGGCATTTCCCCTCCAAAGCCGAGCTTTTCGTCGAAGTTCTCGACGCGGCGGTGCAGCGCGAGATGACCATCCTGCGCGCCATCACCACCACCGAGGCCAGTGCGGCCGAGCGCCTGCGCAGCGCGATTGCCACCTTCGTGCGGCGGGCGCTGGCCGGCCCGGCGCTGGCCTACGCCTTCATCGCCGAGCCGGTGGAAAGCGAGGTGGATGCCGAACGTATCCGCGGCCGTCGCCTGTTTGGCGAGGTGTTCCGGCAGCTGCTGGCCGAAGGCGTGGCAGCCGGGGAGTTCCCCGAGCAGTCGCTGGACGCGGCCGCGGCCTGCATCGTCGGCGCCTTCACCGAAGCCCTGGTCGGGCCGATTGCGCCAAGCCGGGGCGACCCGCAGCAGGGCGAGCACTTGGTGGAAGCGATCTGCGGCTTCTGTCTTCGCGCCGTCGGCGCACCTGCCCCGGGCTGA
- a CDS encoding DNA-binding protein, with product MVAVLNPLSLTERLRAPDRTILSPSAMAGLLELSQQELAELAGVHRNSLRVHPESPRVQDLLRNLSRLLVAMAQIQPDEQQLVFHLKNTPIPAFEFATLLEVVKQGRTDDALTYLRTVAAGAAG from the coding sequence ATGGTCGCCGTCCTCAATCCCCTGTCCCTGACCGAGCGGCTGCGCGCGCCCGATCGCACCATCCTCTCGCCGTCCGCGATGGCAGGTCTGCTGGAGTTGTCGCAGCAGGAGCTGGCCGAGCTGGCCGGCGTGCATCGCAACAGCCTGCGCGTGCATCCGGAGAGTCCGCGTGTGCAGGATCTGCTGCGCAACCTGTCGCGCCTGTTGGTGGCGATGGCGCAGATTCAACCGGACGAGCAACAGCTGGTGTTCCATCTCAAAAACACACCGATCCCCGCGTTCGAATTCGCCACGCTGCTGGAGGTGGTCAAGCAAGGCCGCACCGACGATGCGCTGACGTATCTGCGGACCGTCGCCGCCGGGGCCGCGGGTTGA
- a CDS encoding RES family NAD+ phosphorylase gives MRLSAPAHCTLYRAFTPRWAAEPLSGAGAARSGGRFNRFGQPALYLAMELDTAAAEYAQAAPFLPPFTLVSYAAELPALADLRLLDSDWDALWADWTDDWRKALVNKVEPVSWVLGDMLREALIPGVIFPSIAAPKGVNVVLFLDMLQPDQVLHVLDDGRLPRDGRSWGDPPTVV, from the coding sequence TTGAGGCTGAGCGCCCCGGCGCATTGCACGTTGTATCGCGCCTTCACGCCGCGCTGGGCCGCCGAACCGCTGAGCGGCGCAGGTGCCGCGCGATCCGGCGGGCGCTTCAATCGCTTCGGTCAGCCGGCGCTGTATCTGGCCATGGAACTGGACACCGCCGCCGCCGAATATGCGCAGGCGGCGCCGTTCCTGCCGCCGTTTACGCTGGTTAGCTATGCCGCCGAGTTGCCGGCACTGGCCGACCTGCGCCTGCTCGACTCGGATTGGGACGCGCTATGGGCCGACTGGACCGACGACTGGCGCAAGGCCCTGGTCAACAAGGTCGAACCGGTCAGCTGGGTGCTCGGCGATATGCTGCGCGAGGCGCTGATTCCCGGGGTGATCTTCCCGAGCATCGCGGCGCCCAAGGGCGTCAACGTGGTGCTGTTCCTGGACATGCTGCAGCCCGACCAGGTGCTGCATGTGCTTGACGACGGCCGTCTGCCGCGCGATGGCCGCAGCTGGGGCGACCCGCCGACTGTGGTGTAG
- a CDS encoding DUF3325 domain-containing protein encodes MSVLLLLALNFSGFAALCLAMEKHQHEVRGRSLGAARTRQLRSIGWVLLLCTFGLAVWTRGWGIGPVLWLGTLTAAAAPLSLWLLPYRRAAILPAALLAPVAAGMAQLLAG; translated from the coding sequence ATGAGTGTGTTGCTGTTGCTGGCGCTGAATTTTTCCGGGTTTGCCGCGCTATGCCTGGCGATGGAAAAACACCAGCACGAGGTGCGCGGCCGCAGCCTGGGCGCTGCCCGTACGCGACAGCTGCGCAGTATCGGCTGGGTGCTGTTGCTGTGCACGTTTGGCCTGGCGGTATGGACGCGGGGCTGGGGCATCGGGCCGGTGCTGTGGCTTGGGACATTGACCGCTGCGGCGGCACCGCTATCGCTATGGCTGCTGCCGTATCGACGCGCGGCGATCCTGCCGGCGGCGCTCCTCGCACCGGTGGCGGCCGGCATGGCGCAGCTGCTGGCCGGTTGA
- a CDS encoding PepSY-associated TM helix domain-containing protein, which translates to MKQGFRQSMAWLHTWTGLLVGWVLLLIFMGGTASYYRDEISRWMRPELPSTTVSTETALRSAERYLQTHAADALSWNITVPDTRNPVVSMYWQNPAPADGKPASRRQMYGNAIIDPATGKEIAARDTLGGEFFYRLHFDLHYVPVLWARYIVGFCAMFMLVAIISGVITHKKIFKDFFTFRPGKGLRSWLDFHNVSAVTALPYHAMITYTGIVTLMFMYLPWGIKARYADEEMRFYDESANRVADTRQAAGTPARMLPLEQFVERARRDLRGADIGNVAVSLPNDAHAAVGVSQLAANLSTSAPSILYDAVSGARLQRSSAPGGASETRGVMVGLHIAHFAGPWLRALFFGSGLLGCLMVASGVVMWAVKERPKHLKAGRIGFGLRLVDALNIGTVAGLPIAFASFFWANRLLPVALESRAAMEANLFFAAWGAALLAAFVWPRRAMWSWQLYLGAALFALVPLLNAATTDVHLGVTLPAGQWALAGIDLVCLGLGVCLGIAGWRLQRWKAPQSAAARRARATMPATAAQTNVAVQEGA; encoded by the coding sequence ATGAAGCAGGGATTTCGCCAATCGATGGCCTGGTTGCATACCTGGACCGGGCTGCTGGTCGGCTGGGTGTTGCTGCTGATCTTCATGGGCGGCACGGCCAGTTATTACCGCGACGAAATCAGCCGTTGGATGCGCCCGGAGCTACCGTCCACCACGGTAAGCACGGAAACAGCACTGCGCAGTGCCGAACGCTATCTGCAGACGCATGCGGCCGACGCGCTGAGCTGGAACATCACCGTGCCGGACACGCGCAATCCGGTGGTGAGCATGTACTGGCAGAACCCTGCGCCAGCCGATGGCAAACCGGCCAGTCGCCGCCAGATGTACGGCAACGCCATCATCGACCCGGCCACCGGCAAGGAGATCGCTGCGCGCGACACGCTGGGCGGCGAGTTCTTCTACCGGCTGCATTTCGATCTGCATTATGTGCCGGTGCTGTGGGCGCGCTATATCGTGGGTTTCTGCGCGATGTTCATGCTGGTGGCGATCATCAGCGGCGTGATCACGCACAAGAAGATCTTCAAGGACTTCTTTACCTTCCGCCCGGGCAAGGGCCTGCGCTCGTGGCTGGATTTCCATAATGTCAGCGCGGTGACCGCGTTGCCGTACCACGCGATGATCACCTACACCGGCATCGTGACCTTGATGTTCATGTACCTGCCATGGGGTATCAAGGCGCGTTATGCCGACGAGGAGATGCGCTTCTACGACGAGTCGGCCAACCGCGTGGCCGACACGCGGCAGGCGGCCGGTACGCCGGCGCGCATGCTGCCGCTGGAGCAGTTTGTGGAGCGTGCGCGCCGCGACCTGCGCGGGGCCGACATCGGCAATGTGGCGGTGTCGCTGCCCAACGATGCGCATGCCGCCGTCGGGGTGAGCCAGCTGGCGGCCAACCTGTCCACCAGCGCGCCGTCCATCCTGTACGACGCGGTCAGCGGTGCGCGTCTGCAACGCAGCAGCGCGCCCGGCGGTGCGAGCGAAACGCGCGGCGTGATGGTCGGACTGCATATCGCGCACTTCGCCGGCCCCTGGTTACGCGCGCTGTTTTTCGGTTCCGGGTTGCTGGGCTGCCTGATGGTGGCCAGTGGCGTGGTGATGTGGGCGGTGAAAGAACGACCCAAGCATCTGAAAGCCGGCCGCATCGGGTTTGGATTGCGCCTGGTCGATGCGCTCAACATCGGCACGGTGGCCGGCTTGCCGATCGCCTTTGCCAGTTTCTTCTGGGCCAACCGGCTGTTGCCGGTGGCGCTGGAATCGCGTGCGGCGATGGAAGCGAACCTGTTCTTCGCCGCCTGGGGCGCTGCGTTGCTGGCCGCGTTCGTCTGGCCGCGTCGCGCGATGTGGAGCTGGCAGCTGTATCTGGGCGCGGCATTGTTTGCACTAGTGCCGCTACTGAACGCAGCGACCACCGACGTGCATCTGGGCGTGACGCTGCCGGCCGGGCAATGGGCGTTGGCCGGCATCGATCTGGTCTGCCTGGGTCTGGGCGTGTGTCTTGGCATCGCCGGCTGGCGCCTGCAGCGGTGGAAGGCGCCGCAATCGGCGGCAGCGCGCCGTGCACGCGCCACCATGCCTGCGACAGCGGCGCAAACCAACGTTGCCGTGCAGGAAGGCGCATGA
- a CDS encoding DUF3649 domain-containing protein, translating into MSSAPPLSLPWFRRPWLGVLARTLAAIFGGYALASATNLLLALALPLPRSEAVLTSMLIGIVVCACAPLWAFATASVWRAWAGIAVPAALMFALAAWLQRGMA; encoded by the coding sequence ATGTCCAGCGCACCACCCCTGTCGCTTCCCTGGTTCCGGCGCCCGTGGCTGGGCGTGCTTGCGCGCACGCTGGCGGCGATCTTCGGCGGCTATGCGCTGGCCAGCGCGACCAATCTCTTGCTTGCACTGGCATTGCCGTTGCCGCGTAGCGAAGCGGTGTTGACCAGCATGCTGATCGGCATCGTGGTGTGCGCATGCGCGCCGCTGTGGGCATTTGCCACCGCCAGCGTCTGGCGTGCCTGGGCAGGCATCGCCGTGCCGGCGGCGCTGATGTTTGCGTTGGCCGCCTGGCTGCAACGGGGTATGGCATGA
- a CDS encoding DUF4198 domain-containing protein, translating into MKSFLLSCLALASISLSAQAHEIWIERDGSGPVRIFFGEPAQETLDHGQDEIKRVVKPTVFGAAGKAGALTRGNDFLTAPLSGAGDAWLSDDSVFEPWKGEAGGFETVSYYARAGRSTPAAKLDLELVPTSANGSTLTVLYRNKPLPKAEVTVIDPQKWQKTLTSDAKGQVTLPALRAGRHILVVNNKEPVKREIAGKQVSMVHHISTLTFVAE; encoded by the coding sequence ATGAAGTCCTTCCTGCTGTCCTGCCTGGCCTTGGCCAGCATCAGTCTGTCCGCCCAAGCCCACGAAATCTGGATCGAACGCGATGGCAGCGGGCCGGTGCGCATCTTCTTCGGCGAGCCCGCGCAGGAAACGCTCGACCACGGCCAGGACGAGATCAAGCGCGTGGTCAAGCCGACCGTGTTCGGCGCCGCCGGCAAGGCTGGCGCCCTGACGCGCGGCAACGACTTCCTCACCGCGCCGCTGTCCGGTGCCGGCGATGCGTGGCTGAGCGATGACAGCGTGTTCGAGCCGTGGAAGGGCGAAGCCGGCGGGTTCGAGACGGTGAGCTACTACGCCCGTGCCGGACGCAGCACGCCGGCAGCCAAGCTCGATCTGGAACTGGTACCCACCAGCGCCAACGGCAGCACGCTGACCGTGCTCTACCGCAACAAGCCGCTGCCCAAGGCCGAGGTCACCGTGATCGACCCGCAGAAGTGGCAGAAGACGCTGACCTCCGACGCCAAGGGCCAGGTGACCCTGCCGGCACTGCGCGCAGGTCGCCACATCCTGGTGGTCAACAACAAGGAGCCGGTGAAGCGTGAGATTGCCGGCAAGCAGGTGTCGATGGTGCATCACATCAGCACGCTGACCTTCGTCGCCGAATAA
- a CDS encoding c-type cytochrome, protein MRNYDLEFLKKFSMVIGLLVVITLGLIALAAYLQRAIPDEVSPTAAKRVQQRIAPAGAVYAGTTGAAAQAAAQAAALAKASSQSAYGGTTDGKTIFDNLCTACHTTGVGKAPTLDHSHWDARIAQGKDTLYKHAIEGYTGPDGGIMPPKGGNPALTEEQVRATVDWMLGNLK, encoded by the coding sequence GTGCGGAATTACGACCTCGAGTTCCTGAAAAAATTCTCGATGGTGATCGGTTTACTGGTGGTGATCACCCTGGGCTTGATCGCCCTGGCAGCCTATTTGCAACGTGCCATTCCCGATGAGGTCTCGCCGACTGCCGCCAAGCGCGTGCAGCAACGCATCGCACCGGCCGGGGCGGTCTATGCCGGTACCACCGGTGCCGCCGCACAGGCGGCGGCCCAGGCAGCAGCGCTGGCCAAGGCGTCCTCGCAGTCCGCCTACGGTGGTACCACCGACGGCAAGACCATCTTCGACAACCTGTGCACCGCCTGCCACACCACCGGCGTGGGCAAGGCGCCGACGCTGGACCATTCGCACTGGGATGCACGCATCGCCCAGGGCAAGGACACCTTGTACAAGCACGCGATCGAGGGCTACACCGGCCCGGACGGCGGCATCATGCCGCCCAAGGGCGGCAATCCGGCGCTGACCGAAGAACAGGTGCGTGCCACCGTCGACTGGATGCTGGGCAATCTGAAATAA
- a CDS encoding ExeM/NucH family extracellular endonuclease, whose amino-acid sequence MSRCPLLVLGVIGLLAPLLCGAADSAPQRLSIADVQGEDSRSPYDGRVVELVGIVTADTRTGLAGLFVQQPGFEPRRSHGLFVTGAGNAELAVGDRVRIVGTVREVSAGGEASMTTLDASSIERLAGGQPVPVRMLSGPPANWEALEGEHVRIAALTLNGSDRLDTYGELVAAFGGRLWQPSEVAAAGTPAFAQVEAENARRRVLLDDARNGRSPKTVSYLQPDAALRSGSLLKSVDGIVDQRYDGQYRIQVLNPLTLPAMPTAVAPQVGGDLRIASFNLENFFNGNGRGGGFPTKRGARTHEQFQAQLAKLVATIMPLQADVAALMELENDGNGADAAVAQLVAALNAAGKDKDWQFVDTGSGPGEDAIRVGMIYRSTQVTPVGKPATLTGGPFDNHSRVPLAQAFRSSRGATFVVVANHFKSKGCGTASGADADQRDGQACWNATRTESAKRLHQWLQTDPTGAQTKLAVLLGDFNAYAMETPMRSLRASGWQDAFAVAGVKQPYSYVYDGMSGRLDHALLSPAMAKQLRGAVEWHVNADAMDDAGYAKRNLPGPWRSSDHDPVLLGFSL is encoded by the coding sequence ATGTCGCGTTGCCCGCTGCTTGTGCTCGGTGTGATCGGTTTGCTGGCGCCGCTGCTGTGTGGCGCTGCCGATAGCGCGCCGCAGCGTCTGTCGATTGCCGATGTACAGGGCGAGGACAGCCGCAGCCCCTACGACGGTCGCGTGGTCGAGCTCGTAGGCATCGTCACTGCCGATACGCGAACCGGGCTGGCCGGCCTGTTCGTGCAGCAGCCCGGCTTCGAGCCGCGGCGCTCGCATGGGCTGTTCGTCACCGGCGCCGGCAACGCCGAGCTGGCGGTGGGCGATCGCGTCCGCATCGTCGGCACGGTGCGCGAGGTGTCGGCAGGCGGCGAAGCGAGCATGACCACGCTGGATGCCAGCAGCATCGAGCGGCTCGCCGGCGGCCAGCCGGTACCGGTGCGCATGCTCAGCGGGCCGCCAGCCAACTGGGAAGCGCTGGAAGGCGAGCACGTGCGCATCGCTGCGCTGACGCTCAACGGCAGCGACCGCCTGGACACCTATGGCGAGCTGGTCGCCGCCTTCGGCGGGCGGCTGTGGCAGCCGAGCGAAGTGGCCGCCGCCGGCACGCCGGCCTTTGCCCAGGTCGAAGCGGAAAATGCACGCCGCCGCGTGCTGCTGGACGATGCGCGCAACGGACGCAGCCCCAAGACGGTGTCGTATCTGCAGCCCGATGCGGCGCTGCGCAGCGGCAGCCTGCTCAAGTCGGTGGATGGCATCGTCGACCAACGCTATGACGGCCAATACCGCATCCAGGTGCTGAACCCGTTGACGCTGCCGGCCATGCCGACTGCGGTGGCGCCGCAGGTGGGCGGCGATCTGCGCATCGCCTCGTTCAATCTGGAGAACTTCTTCAACGGCAATGGGCGTGGCGGCGGTTTCCCGACCAAGCGCGGTGCGCGAACGCACGAGCAATTTCAGGCGCAGCTGGCCAAGCTGGTTGCCACCATCATGCCGTTGCAGGCCGACGTGGCCGCGCTGATGGAACTGGAAAACGACGGCAACGGTGCCGATGCAGCCGTCGCGCAGCTGGTTGCCGCGCTCAACGCCGCCGGCAAGGACAAGGACTGGCAGTTCGTCGATACCGGCAGCGGCCCGGGCGAGGACGCGATCCGGGTCGGCATGATCTATCGCAGCACGCAGGTCACCCCGGTGGGCAAGCCGGCCACGCTGACCGGCGGGCCGTTCGACAACCACAGCCGCGTGCCGTTGGCGCAAGCCTTCCGCAGTAGCCGCGGCGCGACCTTCGTGGTGGTCGCCAACCACTTCAAGTCCAAAGGTTGCGGTACCGCCAGCGGCGCCGATGCCGACCAGCGCGACGGTCAGGCCTGCTGGAATGCCACGCGCACCGAATCGGCCAAGCGCCTGCACCAATGGCTGCAGACCGACCCGACCGGCGCGCAGACCAAGCTGGCCGTGTTGCTGGGCGACTTCAACGCCTACGCCATGGAAACGCCGATGCGCAGCCTGCGTGCCAGCGGCTGGCAGGACGCCTTCGCAGTGGCCGGCGTGAAGCAGCCTTACAGCTACGTCTACGACGGCATGAGCGGGCGCCTGGACCATGCCTTGCTCAGCCCGGCGATGGCCAAGCAACTGCGTGGCGCCGTGGAATGGCACGTCAATGCCGATGCGATGGACGACGCCGGCTATGCCAAGCGCAACCTGCCCGGCCCGTGGCGCAGTTCCGACCACGACCCGGTCCTGCTGGGCTTTTCGTTGTAG
- a CDS encoding MerC family mercury resistance protein produces the protein MRATASFFDTSAIALSGLCLLHCLALPLLAAALPLLGAWTRAEWVHVVFAAAAVPLSSYALWSTHRRHALPASVWTLAGVGLAGLALGASGIAGGTLETPITVTGSLLLASTHLLNLRLRRKARHCPS, from the coding sequence ATGCGTGCAACCGCTTCTTTCTTCGATACCTCGGCCATCGCCTTGTCTGGTCTGTGCCTGCTGCATTGCCTGGCACTGCCCCTGCTGGCCGCCGCGCTTCCGCTGCTGGGCGCATGGACGCGTGCCGAGTGGGTGCACGTGGTGTTCGCCGCCGCGGCAGTCCCGCTGAGCAGCTACGCGCTGTGGAGCACGCATCGGCGCCACGCGCTGCCGGCGTCGGTGTGGACCCTGGCGGGCGTGGGACTGGCCGGCCTGGCACTGGGCGCAAGCGGCATTGCAGGCGGCACCCTGGAAACCCCCATCACGGTTACCGGCAGCCTGCTACTGGCCAGCACGCACCTGCTCAATCTGCGACTGCGTCGCAAAGCCAGGCATTGCCCGAGCTAG
- a CDS encoding GTP-binding protein translates to MSLSPVRDPRLPVTVLSGFLGAGKTTLLNRILHNRDGLRVAVIVNDMSEINIDAQLVRDGGAALRRTEETLVEFSNGCICCTLRDDLLQEVRRLAEQKRYDYLLIESTGIAEPMPVAATFAVRDADGFSLSDIARLDTMVTVVDGSRFLEDFGSAATLAELGQQAGPDDTRGVVQLLGEQVEFADVLVISKCDRIDASQLQRLRAVLRALNRDAAIVDAAHGDVPLHQLLDTRRFDFTRAQLAPGWMQELRGQHAPETEEYDISSFVYRARRPFHPQRFARMVHSGLPQVIRSKGFFWLASRMDWVGELSSVGGATQTNAAGFWFAARHRVGAQVIGQPAHTGMTPLPYTDIGWQRQQMQCWTAPLPQLHEVGDPAEYAAMQRLWHPLWGDRRQELAVIGVEMDAPRTRAALDACLLSDQELRQGPAHWQLLDDPFPQWER, encoded by the coding sequence ATGTCCCTGTCCCCCGTCCGCGATCCGCGTCTTCCCGTCACCGTGCTGTCCGGTTTCCTGGGTGCCGGCAAGACCACCTTGCTCAACCGCATCCTGCACAACCGCGACGGCCTGCGCGTGGCGGTGATCGTCAACGACATGAGCGAGATCAATATCGATGCGCAGCTGGTACGCGACGGCGGCGCGGCATTGCGGCGGACCGAAGAAACGCTGGTGGAGTTCAGCAACGGCTGCATCTGCTGCACGCTGCGCGACGACCTGCTGCAGGAAGTACGGCGGCTGGCCGAACAGAAGCGCTACGACTATCTGCTGATCGAATCGACCGGCATCGCCGAACCGATGCCGGTCGCTGCGACCTTTGCGGTGCGCGATGCGGACGGCTTCAGCCTGTCCGATATCGCCCGCCTGGACACCATGGTGACGGTGGTGGACGGCAGCCGGTTTCTGGAGGATTTCGGCTCGGCTGCCACGCTGGCCGAGCTGGGGCAACAAGCTGGTCCGGACGATACGCGCGGCGTGGTGCAACTGCTGGGCGAGCAGGTGGAGTTCGCCGATGTGCTGGTGATCAGCAAGTGCGACCGTATCGATGCATCGCAGTTGCAGCGTCTGCGCGCGGTGTTGCGTGCACTCAATCGCGATGCGGCGATCGTGGATGCGGCGCACGGCGATGTGCCGTTGCATCAGCTGCTCGATACCCGGCGCTTCGATTTCACCCGCGCGCAGCTGGCGCCGGGCTGGATGCAGGAGCTGCGCGGGCAGCACGCCCCGGAGACCGAGGAATACGACATCAGCAGTTTCGTGTATCGCGCACGTCGGCCGTTCCACCCGCAGCGATTCGCGCGCATGGTGCACAGCGGGTTGCCGCAGGTGATCCGCAGCAAGGGCTTCTTCTGGCTGGCCAGCCGCATGGATTGGGTGGGCGAATTGTCCAGCGTCGGCGGCGCAACCCAGACCAATGCCGCCGGCTTCTGGTTCGCCGCGCGCCACCGTGTGGGTGCGCAGGTGATCGGACAGCCGGCGCACACCGGCATGACCCCGTTGCCCTACACCGATATCGGCTGGCAGCGGCAGCAGATGCAGTGCTGGACCGCGCCGCTGCCGCAACTGCATGAAGTGGGCGATCCAGCCGAATACGCGGCCATGCAGCGGCTCTGGCACCCGCTCTGGGGCGACCGCCGTCAGGAACTGGCGGTGATCGGTGTGGAGATGGATGCACCGCGCACGCGCGCGGCGCTGGATGCCTGCCTGCTAAGCGATCAGGAACTGCGTCAGGGCCCGGCGCACTGGCAGCTGCTGGACGACCCGTTCCCGCAGTGGGAGCGTTGA
- a CDS encoding EamA/RhaT family transporter, with protein MHFLLFAVVCSVLVSVLLKLAPRRDVEVFQAITWNYAAACVLSVALLNPALSTLGAATTPWLALVGLAIALPSIFLVLARSVRVAGIVRTDVAQRLSLLLSLAAAFTVFGEDAGPWKLAGLGVGLLAMVGIVQRAHAPSTVEPASTIGTQTRAWPWLLGVWVGFALIDILLKTIALSGTTSLTALTLCFAIAFGLLLCVQLVRMRRGHRLHPRSMAAGLLLGVLNFGNILFYVRAHQHLPHSPATVFATMNIGVVALGALAGIALFGERTTRWTRAGLGLAVLAIALIAQGSR; from the coding sequence ATGCATTTTCTGCTGTTTGCCGTTGTCTGCAGTGTTCTGGTGTCGGTGTTGTTGAAGCTGGCACCGCGCCGGGATGTCGAAGTGTTTCAGGCCATTACCTGGAATTACGCCGCCGCCTGCGTGCTGTCCGTGGCACTGCTGAACCCCGCGCTTTCCACCCTGGGCGCAGCGACCACGCCGTGGCTGGCACTGGTGGGACTGGCGATTGCATTGCCGAGCATTTTTCTGGTGCTGGCGCGCTCGGTGCGCGTGGCCGGCATCGTGCGCACCGACGTGGCGCAACGGCTGTCGCTGCTGTTGTCGCTGGCGGCAGCGTTTACCGTCTTCGGCGAAGACGCCGGCCCCTGGAAGCTGGCAGGGCTGGGCGTGGGATTGCTGGCGATGGTCGGCATCGTGCAGCGCGCGCATGCGCCGTCGACGGTCGAGCCTGCATCTACCATCGGCACGCAGACACGTGCTTGGCCCTGGCTGTTGGGCGTGTGGGTGGGCTTTGCGCTGATCGACATCCTGCTCAAGACGATTGCGCTTTCGGGCACCACCTCGCTCACTGCGCTGACGCTGTGCTTTGCAATCGCGTTCGGGCTACTGCTGTGCGTGCAGCTGGTGCGGATGCGGCGCGGCCATCGGCTGCATCCGCGCAGCATGGCTGCCGGGCTGCTGCTGGGCGTGCTCAATTTCGGCAACATCCTGTTTTACGTGCGCGCCCACCAGCATCTGCCGCACAGCCCCGCCACGGTCTTTGCGACGATGAACATCGGTGTGGTGGCATTGGGCGCGCTGGCCGGCATCGCATTGTTCGGCGAGCGCACCACGCGCTGGACGCGCGCGGGTCTGGGATTGGCGGTGCTGGCGATTGCGCTGATTGCCCAGGGCTCGCGCTGA